One Kaistella polysaccharea DNA segment encodes these proteins:
- a CDS encoding alpha-amylase family glycosyl hydrolase: protein MKKYIILFFVGLLSSCTALKNVNEKPFLWEGANVYFLLTDRFKNGDTKNDINFQRTEKPAVLRGFEGGDLRGIIQKIDDNYFSDLGINAIWMTPLVEQIHGATDEGTGKTYGFHGYWAKDWTELDPNFGRKADLEELVEKAHKKGIRIVLDAVINHTGPVTTTDAVYPNSWVRTSPTCTYNNYENTTACTLVANLPDILTESNEPAALPQMLVDKWKKEGKYEAEMKSLDAFFARTGYPRAPKYYIMKWLADYVENYGIDGYRIDTVKHTNEDVWKDFQKVCQEAFDIYKLKNPSKVLDNNLFFTVGEVYGYGISQKQDYDFGDKKVNYYQNGFKSLINFDFKGDANKPYEELFSKYSNILNGDLNGKTVMNYLTSHDDGSPFDKNRKRTYEAGTKLLLTPGISQVYYGDETSRTLTVAGAEGDANLRSNMNWNDEQNNLDTQKLLKHYQKLGQFRANHPAVGAGVHQMISDKPYYFSRILAKGNFTDNVIIGLDLKDKLKEVNVAGVFAEGTQLKDFYSGASIPVIKGKVSFYSNSPVVLLEKIK from the coding sequence ATGAAAAAATATATAATTTTATTTTTTGTAGGACTTTTAAGTTCCTGTACCGCGCTTAAAAATGTTAATGAAAAACCATTTCTTTGGGAAGGTGCCAATGTTTATTTCCTCTTGACAGACCGTTTTAAAAATGGCGATACCAAGAACGATATCAATTTCCAGAGAACGGAAAAACCTGCTGTTTTAAGAGGTTTTGAAGGTGGTGACCTACGAGGAATTATTCAAAAAATTGATGATAATTATTTTTCAGATTTAGGAATTAATGCAATTTGGATGACGCCACTGGTGGAGCAAATTCATGGTGCCACTGATGAAGGCACTGGAAAAACATACGGTTTTCACGGCTATTGGGCAAAAGATTGGACCGAACTTGATCCTAATTTCGGGAGAAAAGCAGATTTAGAAGAGCTTGTTGAAAAAGCGCACAAGAAAGGAATTCGAATTGTCTTAGACGCGGTGATTAATCACACGGGACCCGTAACTACTACCGATGCGGTTTATCCAAATTCTTGGGTAAGAACATCGCCAACCTGTACTTATAACAATTACGAAAACACGACTGCCTGTACTTTAGTAGCGAATCTTCCAGATATTTTAACGGAATCAAATGAACCCGCAGCATTGCCGCAAATGCTTGTCGATAAATGGAAAAAAGAAGGGAAATATGAGGCTGAAATGAAATCACTCGACGCTTTCTTCGCCCGAACTGGATACCCAAGAGCGCCGAAATACTATATCATGAAGTGGCTGGCTGATTATGTTGAAAATTATGGCATCGATGGGTATCGCATAGATACCGTAAAACATACAAACGAAGATGTTTGGAAAGATTTTCAGAAAGTATGTCAGGAAGCCTTTGATATTTATAAACTGAAAAATCCGTCAAAAGTACTCGACAATAATTTATTTTTTACGGTTGGTGAAGTCTACGGATATGGAATTTCTCAAAAACAAGATTATGATTTCGGGGATAAAAAAGTGAATTATTATCAAAATGGTTTTAAATCACTCATTAACTTTGATTTTAAAGGAGATGCCAATAAACCGTATGAGGAATTATTCTCTAAATATTCAAATATATTGAACGGTGATTTGAACGGAAAGACGGTGATGAACTATTTGACATCACATGATGACGGTTCACCCTTCGATAAAAACCGAAAAAGAACGTACGAAGCGGGAACTAAATTATTGTTGACACCGGGAATTTCACAGGTTTATTATGGCGATGAAACTTCCAGGACTTTAACCGTTGCAGGCGCAGAAGGTGATGCGAATCTTCGATCGAATATGAATTGGAACGATGAGCAAAATAATCTTGATACTCAAAAACTTTTAAAACATTACCAAAAATTAGGGCAGTTCAGAGCAAATCATCCAGCCGTAGGCGCAGGTGTTCATCAAATGATTTCTGATAAACCTTATTATTTTTCCAGAATTTTAGCGAAGGGGAATTTTACCGATAATGTTATTATTGGACTTGATCTGAAGGATAAGTTGAAAGAAGTAAATGTAGCAGGCGTTTTTGCGGAAGGAACTCAATTAAAAGATTTCTATTCCGGCGCGTCGATTCCTGTTATTAAGGGAAAAGTCTCTTTCTATTCCAATTCTCCAGTGGTATTATTAGAAAAAATCAAATAA